The Bartonella australis AUST/NH1 genome contains the following window.
CGCATGCAACAAAACGCAATAAGTCTTCGAAAATAGCTTGCATATCATCGGCTACCCCATCGATAACAGTGTTAACAAGGCGTGTAATCGGCATTTTTACTGGATCAATGACCTCTTCTTGTATATCAAACTCCTGCACCACCAATGCCGCAAGCGTTTCCTTAGGCACAAAGAGGCAGCGCCTCGCAGGCGTTTTTACTGGGCTTCCATCCAATAATATAAAATAGTTCCCTCTCTCATACCTTGCATCCACTTTTTTATAAAACCGTTTAGGCAACGACTGGCGTGAAAATTCTTGGGCTTTATGGATAAAATTATCTTTATCTGGTAACCCCTTAAAATCATCTAAAACTCCGCGCATATTGCTTTACTCCTGATCATTGCCGATAAATTGACCGCTTCCTACCGCTTAATCTACGTTATCTTACTGAAAAACGAATACCGCGCAATTATTCTGAAAAACACTAAACATCATTACGATAACTGGTTTATTCAGAGGTTATTTTTTCGCGATATAGCGTTTTATGTTTTCACTCCTATCTCTGTAAAATAATCCAAATGACTGTACGACAGCGGGCTTAAAAGATGCGCGATCTCCTAATTATCATAATGTGAAGCTAGTACAAAAGCCGGAAATAACAGCGCTATACTTCCCTTTACTATACTAAGAAAAATGTTTGTATCTTACGCTAAAGTTGCCAGGATCCTCTAATTTCTAAATGAAATGCCGCTTCAAACTTAAAGAAAATACCCATTTATGGATAAAATTGCTGCCTGCCTCGCACTACCAACGCGAACTCTATCCCGCAAACGGTATTTTTTTATCAAATAATGAGCACGACAACGTGCCAAGCCCCTTTTGCAACTTAAGCCTAGAGTCAAATAATCCAAATATTTTATAAAAGAGTAAAAAACGCCCGTGAATATTACCACAATCATATAAGCAAAAATCCAAGGTTTTCCTCTATTCTGTTTCGCCCTCTATTTGATTAAAAGCCAAGAGGTTAAAGCTTTGTACCATATGAGGTGGTAAAGGTGCAGTAATATCTAGCACTCCCCCTGAAGGGTGAGGTATCCTGATACGATGCGCGTGAAGGTGAAGACGATTTTGAATTCCTCCGGGTAACTCCCAATTACTATCGGAGAAAAAATACTTCGAATCCCCAATAATTGGATGTCCCATATAAGCAGCATGTACGCGCAGCTGGTGAGTTCTTCCAGTATGAGGCTCCATTTCAAGCCAAGAGAGCGCGCGTCCCCGTGTACCTAAGACACGATAATAAGAAATCGCATGGCTAGAATCCGGCTCTCCATGCCCGCAAATGCGCATTTTATCGCCCTGCGCGGTTGTTTCCTTTACCATCCACGTTGAAATTTTATCCTTTTTTTTTCTGGGGATCCCCCGTACCAACGCCCAATAAATCTTTTTGGTTTCCCTCGCTCTAAAAGCGGAAGTCAAAGCCTGTGCAGCTCCTCTTGACCGAGCAACGACCAGCACACCTGAAGTCTCACGATCAAGACGATGAACCAATCGCGGCCTTTCACCTTTTTTGTTGCGCCACACCCCCAGCATACCATCAACATGCTGTGTCAAACCAGAGCCACCTTGCACAGCTAAACCCGCAGGTTTATTAAAAACAAAAATCTTCGAATCTTCATAAAGGAGCATTTTTTTCAAAATTGCTCCATCATCTTGCCCATCAGTCATTTTACTCGTCGTAAAAAGAATTTTCTTTTCATCAACAGATAAAGGCGGTACGCGGATGGATTGCCCGGTTACGAGGCGTATGTCGGCTTTAACACGTCCACCGTCGACCCGCACTTGACCAGAACGCAGCAGCTTTTGCAGATACCCAAATCCAAGTTCTGGATAGTGCACTTTAAACCAGCGATCTAAACGCATCCCGCTTTCGTCTTCCCCGACCTTTTTTACTTTTACGCCTACCATGACTTTTCCCTCGCCGCACAATCCTCTTATCTACCGGCTTTCTTTTTTCCTTTATAAACGCAAAAAACTACACCCATAAAATTTGCTTTATCACGCTACATTACAATTAGTATCCAAAATTGCACTCCTCTATAATACAAATTTTATTAGCTCAAAAATTAGCTAATACACCAGCAACCCACAACCTCAATTTTGTATCTGCGTAGCTATTGGAGGTAAGCATCTTCGCCTTCATCTAAAATTCACGCTCTCATCCTTTTTTGTCCGAGTAGAGAAAAAAGCATCTCTTTTTATTTGTGCTGCTAATGTTGTGCCGGAAATCATCATGATTGCAAAACCCCTTTTGTTTGAGCCAGCCGGCTAACGCGGCTTTCGGTCATTACGCGGAGAAAGGAGATGATAAGTGATTGCGCGCGCTATTTCAGAAGGCGCCGCCCATTCTTATTTTAGAAGAAGCAACGAATACTATTGATATTGAAACAGAAGCCAAAATTAAAAACACCATCGATTACATAACCCAAAACTATACAGCTTTATTACAGCGTACCACCCCTGAATAATCCACAATACCTATCTTATACTATTTGTGGAGCAAAGTCGCCTCATCGAAAAAAGTGGTTCCCGGGAACTAATCAAAAAAGGCCGTCGCTTCTATAAAATGTCAAAGGCTGATAGCTTAATAAGTAATAAGCCAACCACAAAATTAGAAGCTAAAAACGCGACTTCATTGCGTAAAGTTTTATCATCATAAAATCAATTATTTTTCAACATATTCAATGGAAAATTTAATCTAAATTATAATCGTTTTTGAAATTTCAAAATCAGGAAATACAGATAATAAATT
Protein-coding sequences here:
- a CDS encoding RluA family pseudouridine synthase: MVGVKVKKVGEDESGMRLDRWFKVHYPELGFGYLQKLLRSGQVRVDGGRVKADIRLVTGQSIRVPPLSVDEKKILFTTSKMTDGQDDGAILKKMLLYEDSKIFVFNKPAGLAVQGGSGLTQHVDGMLGVWRNKKGERPRLVHRLDRETSGVLVVARSRGAAQALTSAFRARETKKIYWALVRGIPRKKKDKISTWMVKETTAQGDKMRICGHGEPDSSHAISYYRVLGTRGRALSWLEMEPHTGRTHQLRVHAAYMGHPIIGDSKYFFSDSNWELPGGIQNRLHLHAHRIRIPHPSGGVLDITAPLPPHMVQSFNLLAFNQIEGETE